A stretch of the Vitis vinifera cultivar Pinot Noir 40024 chromosome 16, ASM3070453v1 genome encodes the following:
- the LOC109124197 gene encoding uncharacterized protein LOC109124197, with protein sequence MKGYSQRRKRLVREKGLKRPIVKEEEEPESKEEERLVEEEPKKLSIEEEEEAQRRMKINHDEEKERSGRIFMESIIEILSDEMEIHRMKQIAIDLLEGFKTGIREMNDNMNIALLHIKSIIAILSNELEIRRRRMVKDCTDSCFDFECMEKRERLMREKALKRPFLQEDQEEPEMEERDEEDKVQERERPVEEEPENLSVDKKEPWRPIEIYTEDEEHRAPEKYEEEEWPLNNMLDVLCVVMKPELDARWDEKNAVGHGEEKPQKEAKLVGENKDEKEWEPKKSNNSNRQPSAEDSLPEMPEELKNHIQEMGGRSVKFLMERRMFKTDEGSHLPIPIQEILTEEEERMFLGEGIGMEVEVVEPCLQHAHIAIRKWKVGKGHNYVFANKNWVNVVERNALWKGTVVQVWSFRNMDSKLCFAVVRV encoded by the exons ATGAAGGGTTACTCGCAAAGGAGAAAGCGCTTAGTGAGAGAGAAAGGTCTCAAGAGGCCCATtgtcaaagaagaagaagaaccggaatccaaggaagaagaaaggctcGTGGAAGAAGAACCTAAGAAATTGAGCATAGAGGAAGAAGAGGAGGCCCAGAGACGGATGAAAATCAACCATGATGAAGAAAAGGAGCGAAGTGGGAGAATTTTTATGGAAAgtattattgaaattttatctGATGAGATGGAAATTCATCGGATGAAGCAGATTGCAATTGATCTTCTTGAAGGTTTCAAGACTGGGATAAGAGAGATGAATGATAATATGAATATCGCTTTACTTCATATCAAAAGTATTATTGCAATTTTATCCAATGAGTTGGAAATTCGGCGAAGACGAATG GTGAAGGATTGCACAGactcttgttttgattttgaatgcATGGAAAAGAGAGAGCGCTTAATGAGAGAGAAAGCTCTCAAGAGGCCTTTTCTGCAAGAAGATCAAGAAGAACCTGAGATGGAAGAAAGGGACGAAGAAGACAAAGTACAGGAAAGAGAGAGGCCTGTGGAGGAAGAACCTGAGAATCTGAGCGTAGATAAAAAAGAGCCTTGGAGACCGATAGAAATTTATACCGAAGATGAAGAACACCGAGCACCTGAGAAATACGAGGAAGAAGAATGGCCCCTGAATAATATGCTCGATGTACTTTGTGTAGTCATGAAGCCTGAATTGGATGCTCGGTGGGATGAGAAGAATGCAGTTGGTCATGGAGAAGAGAAACCCCAGAAGGAAGCAAAGTTGGTGGGtgaaaataaagatgaaaaagaaTGGGAGCCAAAGAAATCGAATAATTCTAATAGGCAACCAAGTGCTGAAGACTCTCTGCCGGAAATGCCGGAGGAGTTGAAGAATCACATCCAAGAAATGGGTGGAAGGAGTGTGAAGTTCCTGATGGAGAGGAGGATGTTCAAGACTGATGAAGGGAGCCACTTGCCGATTCCCATTCAAGAAATACtaacagaagaagaagagagaatgTTTTTGGGGGAAGGAATAGGAATGGAAGTGGAGGTTGTAGAGCCTTGTCTTCAACACGCTCACATAGCCATCAGGAAGTGGAAGGTGGGAAAGGGCCACAACTACGTCTTCGCAAACAAGAACTGGGTCAATGTTGTCGAGAGAAATGCACTCTGGAAAGGCACCGTAGTCCAGGTGTGGTCCTTTCGGAACATGGATTCCAAGCTGTGCTTTGCTGTCGTTAGGGTttaa